In a single window of the Olivibacter sp. SDN3 genome:
- a CDS encoding helix-turn-helix domain-containing protein, whose protein sequence is MEKLVNADEFVERFMVGNMDHLRYKHSPVKVFRLIDIAPYLKIPIPPILFGYNLLIHLTEGYFEHQVGPKVYVVNAPAVLMSTYGNISAIKSVDTSAKGHCVLINDSAMTSIFREQEILNIFTISPLLNLSKDVSDGINQLFRMLYEELHTSDPYKELTESLLKSLLLKIIKLSASNRVLSRTQEIAMLFKQLVHKHCRKQKHIGFYTDKLAVSANYLNRCVSTVYNKSSKQLILEVLVMHAQLMLFESSNSVSDICYELDFPDPSYFSRVFKKLVGMSPTDYRYTTRQ, encoded by the coding sequence ATGGAAAAATTGGTCAACGCGGATGAATTTGTAGAACGATTTATGGTGGGCAATATGGACCACCTGCGTTATAAGCACTCGCCCGTGAAGGTTTTCCGGCTCATTGACATTGCACCTTATCTCAAAATTCCCATACCGCCCATCCTCTTCGGATATAATCTGCTCATACACCTTACCGAAGGTTATTTTGAACATCAGGTTGGCCCAAAGGTGTACGTTGTGAACGCTCCGGCGGTCCTCATGAGTACCTATGGCAATATTTCGGCGATTAAATCGGTGGATACATCTGCTAAAGGGCATTGTGTTTTGATAAACGATAGTGCCATGACTTCCATATTCCGGGAACAGGAGATTTTAAACATCTTTACCATTTCTCCACTCCTCAACTTATCGAAGGATGTAAGCGATGGCATTAATCAACTTTTTAGAATGCTTTATGAGGAACTACATACATCCGATCCCTACAAAGAGTTGACGGAAAGCCTGTTGAAATCCTTGTTGCTGAAAATCATTAAACTTTCTGCTTCTAACCGTGTCTTAAGTAGAACACAGGAGATCGCCATGCTGTTCAAACAATTGGTGCACAAACATTGCAGGAAACAGAAACACATTGGGTTCTACACAGACAAACTTGCCGTATCAGCCAATTACCTAAATAGATGCGTTTCTACTGTATATAATAAGTCATCGAAGCAACTGATTTTGGAAGTGCTGGTTATGCACGCACAGCTGATGTTGTTCGAATCCAGCAATAGTGTATCTGACATCTGCTACGAGTTGGACTTCCCGGATCCCTCTTACTTTTCGCGTGTTTTTAAAAAACTAGTAGGCATGTCGCCTACAGATTACCGATATACAACCAGGCAGTAG
- a CDS encoding SGNH/GDSL hydrolase family protein has translation MRLILLICFGLLSLSSLGQPNFIKRLQAGKPQHIVVYGTSLSSGNNGEAWMHIVAETISNQYGANLFSYSLAGKGGMWSTWGVQHLEDNVIAEKPDAVFIEFGINDAFLEHETSVAVARLNLLYMIDRIRLYNDSCDIVLQVMNMPIGKSASLRPHLDAYYTMYREVAKEKNALLVDHYASWQKILNQGEGVFLQYVPDGIHPNTMGGEEIIAPFILKTLGLRSNEDGEL, from the coding sequence ATGAGACTAATACTATTAATTTGTTTTGGACTGTTATCCTTATCATCCTTAGGCCAGCCAAATTTTATCAAACGGTTACAAGCGGGAAAGCCGCAGCATATTGTTGTATACGGCACCAGCCTATCAAGCGGCAATAATGGCGAGGCGTGGATGCACATAGTAGCTGAAACGATAAGCAACCAATATGGGGCGAATTTATTCAGCTATTCCCTTGCAGGTAAAGGCGGAATGTGGTCTACTTGGGGGGTGCAGCACCTAGAAGACAATGTGATTGCTGAAAAACCTGATGCCGTGTTTATCGAGTTTGGTATTAACGACGCTTTTCTGGAACACGAAACCTCGGTTGCAGTAGCCAGGTTAAATTTGCTATATATGATAGACCGGATCAGGCTGTATAACGATTCATGTGACATTGTATTGCAAGTAATGAATATGCCAATAGGTAAATCTGCTAGCCTAAGGCCCCACCTAGATGCGTATTATACAATGTATCGGGAGGTAGCGAAGGAAAAAAATGCACTTTTAGTGGATCACTACGCCAGTTGGCAGAAAATTTTGAACCAGGGTGAAGGTGTATTTCTGCAATATGTGCCGGATGGCATTCATCCCAACACAATGGGGGGTGAAGAAATCATTGCACCTTTTATCCTTAAAACATTAGGGTTGAGATCAAATGAAGATGGTGAATTATAG
- a CDS encoding 2'-5' RNA ligase family protein, whose product MSFQNLYFVAIIPPQNILEEVTAIKAAFAKNYNCSKALRVIPHITLKAPFKLSSSAHTQLLNWFGKIPPIVKPFITELKNFGTFANKNSPVIFIKPVVSDHLMQLQSAIIHDFEKHYPQIPVSFLEHHFKPHMTIAYRDLKPDAYQRAWEVYKDKPYEAVFEVCDFCLLQHDTKQWNIIASNRLMP is encoded by the coding sequence ATGTCTTTTCAAAATTTATATTTTGTTGCTATCATACCTCCGCAAAACATACTAGAGGAGGTTACCGCCATTAAAGCAGCTTTTGCGAAGAACTATAACTGCAGTAAGGCCTTAAGGGTAATACCACATATTACGCTCAAGGCACCCTTCAAATTAAGTAGCTCAGCACATACGCAATTACTTAACTGGTTTGGTAAAATTCCTCCTATTGTCAAACCTTTCATCACCGAACTAAAGAATTTCGGAACATTTGCCAATAAAAATAGCCCGGTAATTTTTATAAAGCCTGTTGTAAGCGATCATTTGATGCAGTTACAGTCGGCAATCATTCATGACTTTGAAAAGCATTACCCACAAATCCCTGTTTCTTTCCTGGAGCATCATTTTAAGCCGCATATGACAATTGCTTATCGAGACCTGAAACCGGATGCCTACCAAAGGGCCTGGGAAGTATATAAAGATAAACCATATGAAGCAGTGTTTGAAGTTTGTGATTTCTGTCTTTTACAGCATGACACGAAGCAATGGAATATAATCGCGTCCAATAGATTGATGCCATAG
- a CDS encoding Crp/Fnr family transcriptional regulator, whose protein sequence is MRASNISDDVAKEMVQNFKTVSKRNNILLAKGRVASEVYFVDSGYVILESEINGNPFTRHIAKEGEFITVIESFTARQPSKETLKMTKGARIYALGYKEFTALLDKYPTLEGAFRLVLQNTLIKCQARINDLLSLSAEEYYEKLISETPYILQAIPQYELSTYLGIKPQSLSRIRRKLMNIS, encoded by the coding sequence ATGCGGGCGAGCAACATCAGTGACGATGTTGCCAAGGAAATGGTGCAGAATTTCAAAACGGTAAGTAAACGAAATAATATTTTATTGGCAAAAGGCAGGGTTGCCAGCGAAGTGTATTTTGTCGATTCTGGCTATGTAATCTTAGAAAGCGAAATAAACGGAAATCCTTTTACCCGACATATTGCGAAAGAAGGAGAGTTTATCACGGTGATTGAGAGTTTCACTGCACGGCAGCCCAGTAAAGAAACCCTGAAAATGACGAAGGGTGCGCGTATCTATGCTTTAGGGTATAAGGAGTTCACAGCACTTTTAGACAAATATCCTACCCTGGAAGGCGCATTCAGGTTGGTTCTCCAGAACACCCTGATTAAGTGCCAAGCAAGAATAAATGACCTTTTGAGCTTAAGTGCTGAGGAATATTATGAGAAACTGATCAGCGAGACCCCCTACATACTGCAAGCGATTCCACAATATGAATTATCTACCTATTTGGGTATAAAACCGCAAAGCCTCAGCAGGATCAGGAGAAAGCTGATGAACATTTCTTAA
- a CDS encoding DinB family protein: protein MHNILNRFEYLLNTIPALLQAISEKDFSNKPALTKWSKKEILGHLADSASVNYQRFIRAQFEDNPQIFYDQDQWCKAAYYQYAEKGMLITFWLIHNRQLLFLFKQLDDFALQKRSNNHTLLYLMEDYVEHLEHHLKQLVDYS, encoded by the coding sequence ATGCATAACATCTTAAACCGGTTCGAGTATCTTTTAAATACCATACCAGCATTATTGCAGGCAATTTCAGAGAAAGACTTCTCTAATAAACCTGCTCTAACCAAATGGAGCAAGAAAGAGATACTAGGTCATCTTGCTGATAGCGCTTCGGTAAACTATCAGCGCTTCATTAGGGCCCAGTTTGAAGATAATCCACAAATTTTTTATGATCAGGATCAATGGTGTAAAGCAGCATATTATCAATATGCCGAAAAGGGGATGCTTATCACGTTTTGGCTCATTCATAATAGGCAATTGTTATTTCTGTTTAAACAGCTGGATGATTTCGCATTACAGAAAAGGTCTAATAACCATACCTTGCTATATCTGATGGAAGATTACGTAGAACATTTAGAGCATCATTTAAAACAATTAGTTGACTATAGCTAA
- a CDS encoding class I SAM-dependent methyltransferase yields the protein MFKFPVPISISKPLTLRTQLEVKRVNSNRTRRKSNMGKKNTEQNYIATNRQSWNKRTEVHLKSKFYDVKGFIAGKTSLNAIELDLLGDIEGKSILHLQCHFGQDSISLSRLGATVIGVDLSDKAIEQAEQIAKATKANVSFICCDIYGLPKYLDQQFDLVFTSYGTISWLPDLNQWAKIISRFLKPNGRFIFVEFHPVIWMFDEGLEKIDYSYFNSGAIIETESGTYADRTADIHYENIMWNHGLGEVTTSLIKNELEINSLEEYDYSPYNIFNKSVEVEPKKYRIAHLDKRIPMVYSIVATKKSNS from the coding sequence ATGTTCAAATTCCCTGTTCCCATTTCAATCTCAAAACCCTTAACTTTACGTACGCAATTGGAAGTAAAACGAGTGAACAGCAATCGGACACGTCGGAAATCAAACATGGGAAAAAAGAATACCGAACAAAACTATATAGCCACCAACCGGCAATCGTGGAACAAGCGAACCGAGGTACATCTGAAATCGAAATTTTACGATGTTAAAGGCTTTATAGCCGGGAAAACGTCCTTAAATGCTATTGAATTAGATTTACTAGGAGACATAGAAGGGAAAAGCATTTTGCATTTACAATGCCATTTCGGCCAAGACTCTATTTCTCTGAGCAGGCTTGGAGCAACAGTTATCGGTGTTGATTTATCAGATAAGGCCATTGAACAGGCAGAGCAGATTGCAAAGGCCACAAAGGCAAATGTCAGCTTCATCTGTTGCGACATTTACGGTTTGCCGAAGTACTTAGACCAACAGTTCGATCTCGTTTTTACCAGCTACGGAACCATAAGTTGGCTGCCCGATTTAAATCAATGGGCAAAGATCATCTCCAGATTTTTAAAACCAAATGGGCGGTTTATTTTTGTAGAATTTCATCCCGTAATTTGGATGTTTGATGAGGGGTTGGAAAAAATTGACTACAGCTATTTCAACTCGGGCGCAATTATAGAGACTGAAAGTGGTACCTATGCAGATAGAACAGCCGATATACATTATGAAAACATAATGTGGAATCATGGTTTGGGGGAGGTAACCACTAGTCTCATTAAGAACGAGCTCGAAATAAACTCACTTGAAGAATATGATTACTCTCCCTACAACATCTTCAATAAAAGCGTCGAAGTCGAACCAAAAAAATATAGAATAGCACATTTAGACAAGAGAATTCCGATGGTATATTCCATTGTAGCCACGAAGAAAAGCAATAGTTGA
- a CDS encoding RagB/SusD family nutrient uptake outer membrane protein, translating into MKHLKIYISAILAVVMVSCKDSFLDLQPISSAASENFYKTAEDMKVALNGTYAALRRSGISTNNYVFGEISSDNTYPVASGSVTDQDELDRFYIRTTNPFIAGRWNDGYNAILRANTVLEKIEPVEMDDELKRRYIAEAKFLRAFVYFELVRTFGDVPLVTKSLMSDLDEAYDYGRDAASAVYAQIETDLSEAEADLPVSFTGGDLGRVTQGAAKALLGKIYLTQNKYPEAAAKLKEVIDLNIYDLVSYEAAFDPAQKNGREAVFEIQFAAGMGIGNPWPNAFAPQNSGNAVINFGGGGNNRPTQDLIDAYEPEDIRRDFSLATSYVNADGQTIQDVYVRKYRFDPALNNDNANNIPVIRYADVLLMYAECLNEQGYEANGEAFSYLNRIRERAGLAEKSAADIPNQEAFRLAMEQERRVEFAFEGHRWYDLVRTGRAITVINSKAQEINLVAPITQNNLVFPIPQSQIDINQGKITQNPGY; encoded by the coding sequence ATGAAACATTTGAAAATATACATATCGGCGATCCTAGCTGTTGTTATGGTGTCTTGCAAAGATAGTTTTCTGGATCTGCAGCCCATATCCTCTGCGGCAAGTGAAAACTTCTATAAAACAGCTGAAGACATGAAGGTTGCTTTGAATGGCACTTACGCTGCTTTGCGGAGATCGGGTATTTCCACTAACAACTATGTGTTCGGCGAAATAAGTTCCGATAATACCTACCCCGTAGCGTCGGGATCCGTAACCGACCAGGATGAGCTTGATCGCTTCTATATCCGCACCACCAATCCCTTTATAGCCGGCCGGTGGAACGATGGGTATAACGCCATTTTGAGGGCTAACACGGTGTTGGAGAAAATTGAGCCAGTTGAGATGGATGATGAGCTAAAAAGAAGATACATCGCGGAGGCTAAATTTCTGCGGGCTTTTGTATACTTTGAATTGGTGCGTACCTTCGGCGATGTCCCATTAGTTACAAAATCGCTCATGTCTGATTTGGATGAAGCCTATGATTACGGAAGAGACGCCGCGAGTGCCGTTTACGCCCAAATAGAAACAGATCTTTCAGAAGCAGAAGCCGATTTGCCGGTTTCTTTTACAGGAGGAGATCTCGGTAGAGTTACGCAGGGGGCCGCTAAAGCATTACTGGGCAAGATATATCTTACGCAAAATAAATACCCGGAGGCTGCTGCTAAATTGAAGGAAGTAATCGACCTGAATATTTACGATCTGGTCTCTTACGAGGCAGCATTTGATCCGGCACAAAAGAATGGAAGAGAAGCGGTGTTTGAAATCCAGTTTGCTGCCGGTATGGGTATAGGGAACCCTTGGCCTAATGCTTTTGCTCCTCAAAACTCCGGTAATGCCGTAATTAATTTTGGTGGTGGCGGCAATAATCGGCCTACTCAGGATTTAATCGACGCTTATGAGCCCGAAGATATCCGAAGAGACTTTTCTTTGGCAACCAGTTATGTCAATGCAGACGGTCAAACAATCCAGGATGTATATGTCAGAAAATACAGGTTTGATCCGGCACTGAATAATGATAATGCCAATAATATTCCGGTGATTCGCTATGCTGATGTTTTGTTGATGTACGCAGAGTGCTTGAACGAGCAAGGGTATGAAGCAAATGGTGAAGCATTCAGCTATTTGAACAGGATTAGGGAGCGGGCGGGGTTAGCAGAAAAATCTGCGGCTGATATTCCCAATCAGGAAGCTTTCCGGCTGGCGATGGAACAGGAACGTAGAGTGGAGTTTGCATTTGAAGGTCACCGCTGGTATGATTTGGTACGTACCGGTAGGGCTATAACTGTCATAAACAGCAAGGCTCAGGAAATCAATTTGGTGGCCCCGATCACACAAAATAATCTGGTATTTCCCATACCGCAAAGCCAGATAGATATTAACCAGGGCAAGATCACGCAAAACCCCGGCTATTAA
- a CDS encoding TonB-dependent receptor → MYRKNTVLSYNTSHTSFKILLAMKLSVLLVFATLFQVSAAVVAQEVTVKVKNASLQQVFKSLKKQTGFDFLYLQEDLKDAKPVSLHVEKEPLVEVLESFLAERSLTYEIRNTSILVRKKSGENRQSTFIRPSVLPQQKEISGKVTDENGEPLGGVTVTVKGTAIALTTDPEGNYRIKAPESSDVLTFNYIGYQVQEVTFAGSTVIDVVLQTSVSDLDEVVVVGYGTQKRGSVTAAISSVPMRELQDMPVSNVATSMQGKIPGVVIQQTTGAPGSTPAIKVRGFGSITAGNAPLIVVDGNIVSADVFAQINSIDIESMDVLKDASSAAIYGSRGANGVIMVTTKKGKAGTSSVNLDVFAGVQNVSKTVDILNSQQFAALGVDASNNAYLDDVPGANINDPNDVRPSTFLRYRYPRGEVFDWFDFDDPIKVANLPYHDYQDLIFRAARMSSYQLSLAGGTDKTRYAVSGSYLDQDGVLRGADLKRYTLRANIETQVLPKLKMGVNLIPTYRTRNEVNDEGHWADNGVINAALSAIPMAPIYAADGLAYSSQTELAPAYNYPGVTNPVANITEQYDRRNTTNLVANAYAEYQVLENLTYRVTGNINFEGDRRNSYRSSRMPLNQLLPPTVATGTAASDQEISWLFNQTLNYNITFNENHNLGVLLGMESNRLAFESSSATGNAFPNDLVKTLNASADGATTTATSFMEEISTVSYFTRINYDYKGKYMVNFSVRRDGSSIFGPDRRWGSFPAVSAGWRISDEHFMRDIKGLSELKLRASYGLSGNNAFNNYYPHAALLSTENYAFNGVLANGLYASSPENRQLSWEKSEQLDLGLDLGLFNNRLYVTADYYDRTTKDLLLLVNVPTITGFNSVVQNIGEMQNRGWEFSVSSQNFTGPFVWNTNANLSFNRNKVLALGPTGDPIRSASGVGETNITMIGHPIGSFFGYRQIGIFMNQADLDAHPHDATSRPGDVKYADVNGDGIFNADDREIIGNNQPNFIYGLNNSFSFKGFDLNVAIQGSQGGQVLNLSRRFFENLEGGQNQLTTALNRWRSEADPGDGVTPRANARTTGLNNAVSSRWVEDGSYLRIQNVTLGYRLPASLIDRWNLKQVRIYLSAQNLHTFTKYKGYNPEVSNYESPLTGGVDYGSFPLARTISAGINIGL, encoded by the coding sequence ATGTATAGAAAAAATACAGTATTGTCTTACAATACTTCTCATACGTCATTCAAAATCCTGCTTGCCATGAAGCTCTCTGTATTGCTGGTATTCGCCACCTTATTTCAAGTAAGCGCAGCCGTAGTAGCGCAAGAGGTGACCGTCAAGGTCAAAAATGCTTCTTTACAGCAGGTCTTCAAATCGCTTAAAAAACAGACAGGCTTTGACTTTCTTTATCTACAAGAGGATTTGAAGGATGCAAAACCCGTTTCTCTTCATGTCGAAAAAGAGCCTTTAGTAGAGGTTTTGGAAAGCTTTCTTGCCGAACGGTCGCTTACTTACGAAATCAGAAATACAAGCATATTGGTGCGAAAAAAGTCGGGGGAAAATCGTCAAAGCACCTTTATCAGACCCTCAGTGCTACCACAGCAAAAAGAGATTAGTGGCAAGGTGACGGACGAAAATGGTGAGCCCCTGGGAGGGGTGACCGTCACAGTAAAAGGCACAGCCATTGCCCTTACGACCGATCCGGAAGGAAATTACCGCATAAAAGCCCCTGAGTCGAGTGATGTCTTGACCTTTAATTATATAGGCTACCAAGTGCAAGAAGTGACATTCGCAGGCTCTACGGTGATTGATGTTGTATTGCAAACCTCCGTCAGTGACTTGGACGAAGTGGTGGTCGTAGGATATGGTACCCAAAAAAGAGGAAGTGTTACCGCGGCAATCAGCTCTGTGCCGATGAGAGAATTACAGGATATGCCCGTATCAAATGTTGCTACAAGTATGCAGGGAAAGATTCCCGGTGTAGTTATACAACAGACTACCGGTGCGCCGGGAAGTACGCCGGCAATTAAAGTAAGGGGTTTCGGGTCAATCACCGCGGGAAATGCCCCATTGATTGTGGTTGACGGGAACATTGTGAGTGCAGACGTGTTCGCCCAAATAAACAGTATCGATATTGAGAGCATGGATGTCCTGAAAGACGCGTCCTCAGCGGCTATTTATGGGTCGCGTGGCGCAAATGGCGTGATCATGGTAACTACCAAAAAAGGCAAAGCAGGAACCTCTTCAGTTAACCTTGACGTATTTGCGGGCGTGCAGAACGTTTCCAAAACAGTAGATATTCTTAACTCACAGCAGTTTGCAGCCCTTGGTGTAGATGCCTCTAACAATGCATATCTGGATGACGTTCCTGGAGCCAATATCAACGATCCTAATGACGTGCGTCCCTCCACCTTCCTGAGGTACCGTTACCCGCGGGGGGAAGTATTTGATTGGTTCGATTTCGACGATCCTATAAAAGTAGCGAATTTACCCTACCACGACTACCAAGATTTGATTTTTCGCGCTGCGAGGATGAGTAGCTACCAGTTGTCACTCGCCGGAGGTACAGATAAAACCCGTTACGCAGTAAGCGGAAGCTACCTCGACCAGGATGGTGTTCTAAGAGGTGCCGATTTAAAGCGATATACCCTTCGCGCGAATATCGAAACCCAGGTACTTCCCAAGTTAAAGATGGGCGTCAATCTTATTCCCACTTACCGTACCCGCAATGAAGTGAATGATGAGGGACATTGGGCCGACAACGGGGTGATCAACGCGGCCTTGTCAGCCATTCCGATGGCGCCGATTTATGCAGCGGATGGTCTTGCATACAGCTCTCAAACCGAACTGGCTCCCGCCTACAATTATCCTGGGGTTACCAATCCGGTCGCAAACATTACCGAACAGTATGATAGACGCAATACCACCAATTTGGTTGCCAATGCTTACGCGGAATATCAGGTGTTGGAAAACCTCACCTACAGGGTAACAGGAAATATAAACTTTGAAGGAGATCGGCGTAATAGCTATCGCAGCTCAAGGATGCCGCTAAACCAGTTGTTACCGCCAACTGTTGCCACCGGGACCGCCGCTTCCGATCAGGAAATCAGCTGGCTATTTAACCAGACCCTGAATTATAATATCACTTTTAACGAAAATCACAATCTGGGTGTATTGCTCGGAATGGAAAGCAACCGATTAGCATTTGAAAGCAGTAGCGCTACGGGAAATGCTTTTCCGAATGATTTGGTGAAGACACTCAATGCCAGTGCGGACGGTGCTACTACCACGGCCACTTCTTTTATGGAAGAAATAAGCACCGTATCTTACTTTACGCGTATCAATTACGATTATAAGGGGAAGTATATGGTGAATTTCTCGGTAAGGCGCGATGGGTCTTCGATTTTCGGACCAGACCGCCGCTGGGGCAGCTTCCCGGCCGTTTCTGCAGGATGGCGTATCAGTGATGAGCATTTCATGCGGGACATCAAAGGCTTATCTGAACTGAAGTTGAGGGCCAGCTATGGCCTGTCGGGTAACAACGCTTTTAACAATTACTATCCACATGCGGCCTTATTATCAACAGAAAACTACGCCTTTAATGGTGTATTGGCGAATGGTCTTTACGCCTCCAGTCCGGAAAACCGGCAGCTGAGCTGGGAGAAGAGTGAACAGTTAGACCTTGGTTTAGATCTGGGGCTATTTAACAACAGGTTGTATGTCACAGCAGACTACTATGATCGCACGACAAAAGACCTCCTTCTTTTGGTAAACGTACCGACCATTACAGGCTTTAATTCCGTTGTACAAAATATAGGGGAAATGCAGAATCGCGGCTGGGAATTTTCGGTAAGCTCACAGAACTTCACAGGGCCTTTTGTATGGAATACCAATGCTAACCTTTCATTCAATCGCAATAAGGTGTTAGCGCTAGGCCCAACAGGAGATCCCATTCGCAGTGCCTCCGGTGTGGGGGAAACCAATATCACGATGATCGGACACCCTATAGGCAGTTTCTTTGGGTACAGGCAGATTGGAATTTTCATGAACCAGGCAGATCTTGACGCACATCCACATGATGCCACCAGTCGGCCAGGCGATGTAAAATATGCTGATGTAAATGGTGATGGCATATTCAATGCAGATGATCGCGAAATTATCGGCAACAACCAACCCAACTTTATCTACGGACTGAACAACAGTTTTAGTTTCAAAGGTTTCGATCTGAATGTCGCCATACAAGGCAGTCAGGGCGGCCAGGTCCTGAATCTAAGCCGTAGGTTTTTCGAGAACTTGGAGGGCGGCCAGAATCAACTGACCACCGCATTAAACCGGTGGCGTTCTGAAGCTGATCCTGGTGACGGTGTAACACCCCGTGCCAATGCCCGAACTACAGGACTAAACAATGCCGTATCTAGCCGATGGGTGGAAGATGGTTCCTATCTGCGTATCCAAAATGTAACGCTTGGTTACCGGCTGCCCGCCAGCTTGATTGACCGGTGGAATCTGAAACAGGTCCGTATCTACCTATCTGCACAAAACCTTCACACCTTCACTAAATATAAAGGGTATAATCCCGAAGTAAGTAACTATGAAAGTCCGCTTACCGGAGGTGTAGACTATGGTTCGTTCCCGTTGGCACGAACCATTTCGGCAGGTATTAACATTGGACTCTAG
- a CDS encoding FecR family protein: MNQQQLLSLLKRYDAGTCSKEESVLLERWFAERSAAEDWHWESEEERLLVQQLMRSRIEAQLFATEKPRRLWTVKKIAVAASIFLCFLTAIGLYVSYRIDDGTTLSHTEQAVEPGSQAAFLTLADGSTIRLDDAQTGTLFDENGVAIKKLDDGELLYEVGGGGTPMAEQGNVPINTISIPRGGQYQLILPDGTKVRLNSASTLVYPNAFVGDERVVSLTGEAYFEVAKNEHKPFKVKAGDTEIQVTGTHFNINAYADEQQVTTTLVEGGINVLKKNQEVALQPGQQAVSRLDDSPISIETVDTDYALAWLEGDFVFENQDIKTIMKNIARWYNVDVIYESSAPTTRKAFGGTYTKSKGIEELLSHLETLSNNTVRFKLKERRVTVIM, encoded by the coding sequence ATGAACCAGCAGCAGCTATTATCCCTTTTGAAGCGCTACGATGCCGGCACATGCAGTAAGGAAGAAAGCGTCCTGCTCGAACGTTGGTTTGCTGAACGGTCAGCTGCTGAGGATTGGCATTGGGAAAGCGAAGAGGAGCGATTGCTTGTGCAACAGCTCATGCGCTCACGTATTGAAGCACAATTGTTTGCGACGGAAAAGCCTCGCAGGCTGTGGACAGTAAAAAAAATTGCTGTCGCAGCATCAATTTTCCTGTGCTTTTTGACCGCGATAGGGTTATATGTCAGCTATCGCATCGACGATGGTACAACATTATCGCATACCGAACAGGCCGTTGAACCTGGCTCTCAGGCGGCGTTTCTTACGCTCGCTGATGGTTCCACCATCCGGTTGGACGATGCTCAAACAGGTACCCTTTTTGATGAAAATGGCGTGGCCATCAAGAAACTTGATGATGGCGAGTTGTTATATGAAGTAGGGGGAGGGGGTACGCCCATGGCCGAACAAGGTAACGTACCGATCAATACCATCAGTATCCCACGCGGAGGTCAATATCAGCTGATATTACCCGATGGAACTAAGGTACGGCTCAACTCTGCTTCCACTCTGGTATATCCCAACGCTTTTGTTGGCGACGAACGCGTAGTAAGCTTGACCGGAGAAGCCTATTTTGAAGTTGCCAAAAATGAACATAAGCCGTTCAAAGTAAAGGCAGGAGACACGGAAATTCAAGTAACGGGCACACATTTCAATATCAACGCCTATGCCGATGAGCAGCAAGTGACTACTACACTGGTAGAAGGTGGAATAAATGTGCTCAAAAAAAATCAAGAAGTTGCGCTGCAACCGGGACAGCAAGCCGTAAGTCGACTTGATGACAGCCCGATCAGTATTGAAACGGTGGACACCGATTATGCTCTGGCTTGGTTGGAAGGCGACTTTGTCTTCGAAAACCAGGATATTAAAACGATCATGAAAAATATCGCTAGATGGTATAATGTCGATGTGATTTATGAATCATCCGCCCCCACAACCCGCAAAGCTTTCGGAGGGACGTATACGAAATCGAAAGGAATTGAAGAGTTATTGTCACACCTTGAAACGCTGAGCAATAATACGGTCCGTTTCAAACTGAAAGAAAGGAGGGTTACGGTTATTATGTGA
- a CDS encoding RNA polymerase sigma factor has translation MGDKSSLSESTSLLLLRQGDRQAFSKLYDLYWEMLYCYVVRVLRDKEDAMDVVQDTFISLWQQRAALGEVQSLQAYLKAMARYKAMKCIRDNIRKHDYLESLLDCFTQHEESPEGLMVAHELRGIIDAEIERLPTMMRKVFILSRRENLSYKEIASKLVISDKTVKKQISNALRILRSKINDPHVTSLLLLLVLEGHF, from the coding sequence ATGGGGGATAAATCTTCGCTGTCTGAAAGTACGTCGCTGCTCCTGTTGAGACAGGGAGACAGGCAAGCTTTCTCCAAGCTGTATGACCTGTATTGGGAAATGCTTTATTGCTATGTAGTACGTGTACTCCGCGATAAGGAAGACGCCATGGATGTTGTGCAAGATACCTTCATCTCCCTGTGGCAGCAACGTGCAGCGCTTGGTGAAGTGCAGTCATTGCAGGCTTATCTCAAAGCCATGGCGCGGTACAAAGCGATGAAATGCATTCGGGATAATATCCGCAAGCACGACTACCTAGAGTCCCTGCTTGATTGCTTTACGCAACATGAGGAGAGTCCTGAAGGCTTGATGGTGGCTCATGAATTACGGGGCATCATTGATGCCGAAATCGAGCGCCTGCCCACCATGATGCGCAAGGTATTTATCCTGAGCCGGCGGGAAAACCTGTCGTATAAGGAAATTGCTTCCAAGCTCGTCATTTCCGACAAGACTGTTAAGAAACAGATTAGCAACGCTTTGAGAATTCTTCGCTCGAAGATTAACGATCCCCATGTCACCTCATTGCTGTTGCTTCTGGTACTAGAAGGTCATTTTTAA